From Streptomyces sp. NBC_01460, a single genomic window includes:
- a CDS encoding F0F1 ATP synthase subunit gamma, whose product MGAQLRVYKRRIQAVTATKKITKAMEMIAASRIVKAQRKVAASMPYATELTRAVTAVATGSNTKHPLTTEAESPVRAAVLLLTSDRGLAGGYSSNAIKAAERLRERLAAEGKEVDTYIVGRKGVAYYGFRERKVSESWTGFTDSPEYSDAKKIAEPLIASIQKDTAEGGVDELHIVFTEFVSMMTQNAVDGRMLPLSLDKGEEESTEKGEILPLFEFEPSAEDVLDALLPRYVESRIYNALLQAAASEHAARRRAMKSATDNAGDLIKSLSRLANAARQAEITQEISEIVGGAGALADASAGSDK is encoded by the coding sequence ATGGGCGCTCAGCTTCGCGTTTACAAGCGCCGCATCCAAGCCGTCACCGCGACCAAGAAGATCACCAAGGCGATGGAGATGATCGCCGCCTCGCGCATCGTCAAGGCGCAGCGCAAGGTGGCGGCGTCGATGCCGTACGCGACCGAGCTCACCCGTGCGGTGACCGCGGTCGCGACCGGCTCCAACACCAAGCACCCGCTCACCACCGAGGCCGAGTCCCCGGTCCGGGCCGCGGTCCTGCTCCTCACGAGCGACCGCGGTCTGGCCGGCGGCTACTCCTCCAACGCCATCAAGGCGGCGGAGCGGCTGCGTGAGCGGCTGGCGGCCGAGGGCAAGGAGGTCGACACGTACATCGTCGGCCGCAAGGGTGTCGCGTACTACGGCTTCCGTGAGCGCAAGGTCTCGGAGTCGTGGACGGGCTTCACCGACAGCCCCGAGTACTCGGATGCCAAGAAGATCGCCGAGCCCCTGATCGCGTCCATCCAGAAGGACACGGCCGAGGGCGGGGTCGACGAGCTGCACATCGTCTTCACCGAGTTCGTGTCGATGATGACGCAGAACGCGGTCGACGGCCGGATGCTGCCGCTGTCGCTCGACAAGGGCGAGGAGGAGAGCACCGAGAAGGGCGAGATCCTTCCGCTGTTCGAGTTCGAGCCGTCGGCGGAGGACGTCCTCGACGCCCTTCTGCCGCGCTACGTCGAGAGCCGTATCTACAACGCACTGCTGCAGGCCGCCGCTTCCGAGCACGCCGCCCGCCGCCGTGCGATGAAGTCGGCGACCGACAACGCCGGGGACCTGATCAAGAGCCTCTCCCGGCTTGCCAACGCGGCCCGCCAGGCCGAAATCACCCAGGAAATCAGCGAGATCGTCGGCGGTGCAGGTGCGCTGGCCGACGCGTCCGCGGGGAGTGACAAGTAA
- a CDS encoding DUF2550 domain-containing protein — translation MVLALWVGGLVVVLVAVGLFVFGLRRRLIQRSGGTFDCSLRWDVSEEPDPSGKGWVYGVARYSGDRVDWFRVFSYSPRPRRGLERSAIEVVARRLPEGEEELALLSDSVVLGCLHRGTRLELAMSEDALTGFLAWLEAAPPGQRVNVA, via the coding sequence ATGGTCCTCGCGTTGTGGGTGGGCGGTCTGGTCGTCGTACTGGTCGCGGTGGGTCTGTTCGTCTTCGGCCTCCGCAGGCGGCTGATCCAGCGCTCCGGCGGCACCTTCGACTGCAGTCTGCGGTGGGACGTGTCCGAGGAGCCGGATCCCTCCGGCAAGGGCTGGGTCTACGGCGTCGCCCGCTACAGCGGTGACCGCGTCGACTGGTTCCGGGTCTTCTCCTACTCGCCCCGCCCGCGCCGCGGTCTGGAGCGCTCCGCCATCGAGGTGGTCGCACGCCGGCTGCCCGAGGGCGAGGAGGAGCTCGCGCTGCTGTCCGATTCCGTCGTGCTCGGCTGTCTCCACCGGGGGACACGCCTGGAGCTGGCGATGAGCGAGGACGCCCTGACCGGTTTCCTCGCCTGGCTGGAGGCGGCACCGCCCGGCCAGCGAGTCAATGTGGCTTGA
- a CDS encoding F0F1 ATP synthase subunit epsilon: MAAELHVELVAADRSVWSGEATLVVARTTSGDIGVMPGHQPLLGVLESGPVTIRTSDGGTVVAAVHGGFISFADNKLSLLAEIAELADEIDVQRAERALERAKSDTDAGAERRADVRLRAVAAH, from the coding sequence TTGGCTGCTGAGCTGCATGTCGAGCTGGTCGCCGCGGACCGCAGTGTCTGGTCCGGCGAGGCCACCCTCGTTGTCGCACGTACCACGTCCGGCGACATCGGCGTCATGCCCGGTCACCAGCCGCTTCTGGGTGTGCTGGAATCGGGCCCCGTGACGATCCGTACGAGCGACGGCGGGACGGTTGTCGCCGCTGTGCACGGCGGTTTCATCTCGTTCGCGGACAACAAGCTCTCGCTGCTGGCGGAGATCGCCGAGCTGGCTGACGAGATCGACGTCCAGCGCGCCGAGCGTGCGCTGGAGCGTGCGAAGTCGGACACGGACGCCGGTGCCGAGCGCCGCGCGGACGTGCGACTGCGTGCGGTGGCGGCGCACTGA
- the atpD gene encoding F0F1 ATP synthase subunit beta produces MTTTVETAAATGRVARVIGPVVDVEFPVDAMPEIYNALHIEVDDPAEAGARKTLTLEVAQHLGDGMVRAISMQPTDGVVRQAPVINTGEGITVPVGDITKGKVFNTLGQILNEPEAEAQITERWPIHRKAPAFDQLESKTEMFETGLKVVDLLTPYVKGGKIGLFGGAGVGKTVLIQEMIMRVAKLHDGVSVFAGVGERTREGNDLIDEMTDSGVLEKTALVFGQMDEPPGTRLRVALSALTMAEYFRDVQKQDVLLFIDNIFRFTQAGSEVSTLLGRMPSAVGYQPTLADEMGVLQERITSTRGHSITSMQAIYVPADDLTDPAPATTFAHLDATTVLSRPISEKGIYPAVDPLDSTSRILDPRYIAQDHYDTASRVKGILQKYKDLQDIIAILGIDELGEEDKLVVHRARRVERFLSQNTHAAKQFTGLDGSDVPLDESIAAFNAICDGEYDHFPEQAFFMCGGIEDLKANAKELGVS; encoded by the coding sequence ATGACGACGACAGTTGAGACGGCCGCTGCCACGGGCCGCGTCGCCCGGGTCATCGGCCCGGTCGTCGACGTGGAGTTCCCCGTCGACGCGATGCCGGAGATCTACAACGCCCTGCACATCGAGGTCGACGACCCGGCCGAGGCCGGCGCTCGTAAGACGCTGACCCTCGAAGTCGCCCAGCACCTGGGTGACGGCATGGTCCGCGCGATCTCGATGCAGCCCACCGACGGTGTGGTCCGCCAGGCCCCGGTGATCAACACGGGCGAGGGCATCACCGTCCCCGTCGGTGACATCACCAAGGGCAAGGTCTTCAACACCCTCGGTCAGATCCTGAACGAGCCGGAGGCCGAGGCGCAGATCACCGAGCGCTGGCCGATCCACCGCAAGGCCCCGGCCTTCGACCAGCTCGAGTCCAAGACCGAGATGTTCGAGACCGGCCTGAAGGTCGTCGACCTGCTGACCCCGTACGTCAAGGGCGGCAAGATCGGTCTGTTCGGTGGTGCGGGCGTCGGCAAGACGGTCCTCATCCAGGAAATGATCATGCGTGTGGCGAAGCTGCACGACGGTGTGTCGGTGTTCGCCGGTGTCGGCGAGCGCACCCGTGAGGGCAACGACCTCATCGACGAGATGACCGACTCGGGCGTCCTGGAGAAGACCGCGCTGGTCTTCGGCCAGATGGACGAGCCGCCGGGCACCCGTCTGCGGGTCGCGCTGTCCGCCCTGACCATGGCGGAGTACTTCCGCGATGTGCAGAAGCAGGATGTGCTGCTCTTCATCGACAACATCTTCCGCTTCACGCAGGCCGGTTCCGAGGTCTCCACGCTGCTCGGCCGCATGCCGTCCGCAGTGGGTTACCAGCCGACCCTGGCCGACGAGATGGGTGTGCTCCAGGAGCGCATCACCTCGACGCGTGGTCACTCGATCACCTCGATGCAGGCGATCTACGTCCCCGCGGACGACCTGACCGACCCGGCCCCGGCCACCACGTTCGCCCACCTCGACGCGACGACGGTTCTCTCCCGTCCGATCTCCGAGAAGGGCATCTACCCGGCCGTGGACCCGCTGGACTCCACGTCCCGCATCCTGGACCCGCGTTACATCGCGCAGGACCACTACGACACGGCCAGCCGCGTCAAGGGGATCCTGCAGAAGTACAAGGACCTCCAGGACATCATCGCGATCCTCGGCATCGACGAGCTGGGCGAGGAGGACAAGCTCGTTGTCCACCGTGCCCGTCGCGTCGAGCGCTTCCTGTCGCAGAACACCCACGCCGCCAAGCAGTTCACCGGCCTGGACGGTTCGGACGTCCCGCTCGACGAGTCGATCGCCGCGTTCAACGCGATCTGTGACGGGGAGTACGACCACTTCCCCGAGCAGGCGTTCTTCATGTGCGGTGGCATCGAGGACCTCAAGGCCAACGCCAAGGAGCTCGGCGTCTCCTGA
- the atpA gene encoding F0F1 ATP synthase subunit alpha, translating to MAELTIRPEEIRDALDNFVQSYQPDAASREEVGTVSVAGDGIAKVEGLPSAMANELLKFEDGTLGLALNLEEREIGAIVLGEFSGIEEGQPVQRTGEVLSVGVGEGYLGRVVDPLGNPIDGLGEIATEGRRALELQAPGVMVRKSVHEPMQTGYKAVDAMVPIGRGQRQLIIGDRQTGKTALAVDTIINQRDNWRSGDVNKQVRCIYVAIGQKGSTIASVRGALEEAGALEYTTIVAAPASDPAGFKYLAPYTGSAIGQHWMYDGKHVLIIFDDLSKQADAYRAVSLLLRRPPGREAYPGDVFYLHSRLLERCAKLSDDMGAGSMTGLPIVETKANDVSAFIPTNVISITDGQCFLESDLFNAGQRPALNVGISVSRVGGSAQHKAMKQVSGRLRVDLAQFRELEAFAAFGSDLDAASKASLERGKRMVELLKQPQYAPFPMEEQVVSVWAGTTGKMDDVPVEDIRRFESELLEFLRRERKDLLTSIAEGGKMSDDTLQSIADAIAAFKQQFETSDGKLLGEG from the coding sequence ATGGCGGAGCTTACGATCCGGCCGGAGGAGATCCGGGACGCACTGGATAACTTTGTCCAGTCGTACCAGCCGGACGCGGCCTCGCGCGAGGAGGTCGGGACGGTCAGCGTTGCCGGCGACGGCATCGCGAAGGTGGAGGGCCTGCCCTCCGCCATGGCGAACGAGCTGCTGAAGTTCGAGGACGGCACCCTCGGTCTCGCCCTCAACCTCGAGGAGCGCGAGATCGGTGCGATCGTCCTCGGCGAGTTCAGCGGAATCGAGGAGGGCCAGCCGGTGCAGCGCACCGGTGAGGTGCTCTCCGTCGGCGTCGGCGAGGGCTACCTCGGCCGCGTCGTCGACCCGCTCGGCAACCCGATCGACGGTCTCGGCGAGATCGCGACCGAAGGCCGTCGCGCCCTCGAGCTGCAGGCCCCTGGCGTCATGGTCCGCAAGTCGGTGCACGAGCCGATGCAGACCGGCTACAAGGCCGTCGACGCCATGGTGCCGATCGGCCGCGGCCAGCGTCAGCTGATCATCGGTGACCGTCAGACGGGTAAGACCGCTCTGGCCGTCGACACGATCATCAACCAGCGCGACAACTGGCGCTCGGGCGACGTGAACAAGCAGGTGCGCTGCATCTACGTCGCCATCGGCCAGAAGGGCTCCACCATCGCCTCCGTGCGCGGTGCCCTCGAAGAGGCCGGCGCGCTGGAGTACACGACCATCGTCGCCGCCCCGGCGTCCGACCCGGCCGGCTTCAAGTACCTGGCGCCGTACACCGGCTCGGCCATCGGCCAGCACTGGATGTACGACGGCAAGCACGTCCTCATCATCTTCGACGACCTCTCGAAGCAGGCCGACGCCTACCGCGCCGTGTCGCTCCTGCTGCGCCGTCCGCCGGGCCGTGAGGCCTACCCGGGCGACGTCTTCTACCTGCACTCGCGTCTGCTGGAGCGCTGCGCCAAGCTCTCCGACGACATGGGCGCCGGTTCGATGACGGGCCTCCCGATCGTCGAGACCAAGGCGAACGACGTGTCGGCGTTCATCCCGACCAACGTCATCTCCATCACCGACGGCCAGTGCTTCCTGGAGTCCGACCTGTTCAACGCGGGTCAGCGTCCGGCGCTCAACGTCGGTATCTCGGTCTCCCGAGTCGGTGGCTCCGCCCAGCACAAGGCCATGAAGCAGGTCTCCGGCCGACTGCGCGTGGACCTCGCCCAGTTCCGTGAGCTGGAGGCGTTCGCCGCCTTCGGTTCCGACCTGGACGCGGCCTCCAAGGCGTCGCTGGAGCGCGGTAAGCGCATGGTCGAGCTGCTGAAGCAGCCGCAGTACGCCCCGTTCCCGATGGAGGAGCAGGTCGTCTCCGTCTGGGCCGGCACCACGGGCAAGATGGACGACGTCCCGGTCGAGGACATCCGCCGCTTCGAGAGCGAGCTGCTCGAGTTCCTGCGCCGTGAGCGCAAGGACCTCCTGACCAGCATCGCCGAGGGCGGCAAGATGTCCGACGACACGCTGCAGTCGATCGCCGACGCGATCGCCGCCTTCAAGCAGCAGTTCGAGACCTCGGACGGCAAGCTCCTGGGCGAGGGCTGA